Proteins from one Listeria weihenstephanensis genomic window:
- a CDS encoding PTS sugar transporter subunit IIC, whose protein sequence is MQRFMDFLEKYLSIPMAKLSEQRHLRAIRDGVVSSLPFIIVGSMFLIVAFPPVPESTALYQWAQEHAFEILIPYRMTMFIMSLYITFGIGYNLAKSYKLDPLSGGQIAVASFLLTLTPIVLDKVGFVLPMANLGGHGLFMAMIVSIFSVEVMRLCKKYKITIKMPEQVPPSVARSFEALIPVAFVILFMTCITVVLGIDVHSLVDKAVAPIVKAGDSLLGVLIPVFLITFFWSFGIHGISVIGAIARPVWEVYLASNAEAVAAGTPIPHIAPETFFQWFVWIGGSGATLGLVLAMLFFSKSSYTKALGKTTLIPSLFNINEPVIFGVPIVLNPMLIIPFITIPLITTTISYFATTLGFITPTYVMAPWTLPAPIGAYLATGGDWRAVLLVFINIGISFLIYIPFFKMYDQKLLDEEQAQAKENEETHSNEPNMA, encoded by the coding sequence ATGCAGAGATTTATGGATTTTTTAGAGAAATACTTGTCGATACCGATGGCGAAGCTTTCTGAACAACGTCATTTACGCGCGATTCGAGACGGAGTCGTTTCCTCGCTACCATTTATTATTGTTGGTAGTATGTTCTTAATCGTCGCTTTTCCACCTGTACCTGAGAGCACAGCGCTTTATCAGTGGGCCCAGGAACACGCTTTTGAAATATTGATTCCGTATCGGATGACGATGTTTATTATGTCGCTTTACATTACTTTTGGAATCGGTTACAATCTGGCAAAAAGTTATAAACTTGATCCACTTTCGGGCGGACAAATTGCGGTGGCTTCCTTTTTACTAACGTTGACCCCGATCGTACTTGATAAAGTCGGCTTTGTATTGCCAATGGCCAATCTCGGCGGTCACGGTTTATTCATGGCGATGATTGTATCCATTTTTTCAGTTGAAGTCATGCGTTTATGTAAGAAGTACAAAATTACGATTAAAATGCCTGAACAGGTGCCGCCAAGTGTTGCGCGGTCGTTCGAAGCACTTATTCCTGTCGCTTTCGTTATTTTATTTATGACATGTATCACGGTTGTTCTTGGTATTGATGTGCATTCGCTCGTTGATAAAGCGGTTGCACCAATTGTTAAAGCTGGAGATAGTTTGCTCGGCGTTCTGATTCCAGTATTTTTGATCACGTTCTTCTGGTCATTTGGGATTCACGGAATTTCCGTTATTGGTGCGATTGCCAGACCAGTTTGGGAAGTTTATCTTGCTTCTAACGCCGAGGCTGTCGCTGCTGGAACGCCAATCCCACATATTGCGCCGGAAACATTTTTCCAATGGTTCGTCTGGATCGGTGGCTCTGGGGCAACGCTTGGCTTAGTTCTGGCGATGCTATTTTTCTCGAAATCAAGCTATACAAAAGCGCTTGGTAAAACAACGCTCATTCCGAGTCTATTCAACATCAACGAACCCGTTATTTTCGGTGTACCAATCGTGCTGAATCCGATGTTAATTATCCCGTTCATCACGATTCCACTAATTACAACGACGATCTCATATTTCGCGACAACACTCGGATTTATCACCCCAACCTATGTCATGGCACCTTGGACGTTACCTGCCCCAATTGGTGCGTACTTAGCTACAGGCGGTGATTGGCGAGCCGTTCTACTCGTCTTCATCAACATCGGAATATCGTTCTTAATCTACATTCCGTTCTTCAAAATGTACGATCAAAAATTACTAGATGAAGAACAAGCACAAGCAAAAGAAAACGAAGAAACACACAGTAACGAACCAAATATGGCTTAA